GAAAACAGTTTACGAATGTCGTGCTCAGTTGTGGTACGAGCAAGGTTGCGAACTAAGAGTTTCATAGTTGTCCGTTGATGTAGAAATAACGGTGAGGATTGTCTCAACAAAGACAGTTGCCACCAAGTGATAGTTTGGTTTTACCGTAAAATAGCGGCATTTAGGGCAACCAACTGCATAACAAACGCCTCAAGAAGGACTGTCAACGCGCGGCGTTTCCAGTCCCATTGAGCCGCGGTGGTGATGGTTGTTGTGTTTGAGTTTAGTGGTAATGCGTTGCCAGCCCCTTAGGCGGGCGTTAGCTTCTTAAAGGCAGGAATCATCAAAATCCAAGCTCAATCGTTCTGAAAAATCCGCTTTTAGCGTTCAAATTTCACAATTTGGCTTTTGGGTTTTCTTGATGCTGATTTGGTCGAACGTGTTGAAAATTCAGTGGTTTCAAAGTCGCTGAAAACAAGCAAGCCTAGATGCTTCAACGCTGTTGGATGTTCAACACTCAAAGTTTGGTTTCACAAAAGGCTGCATCATCGCTGTGATCTGGCTTTCTTTGTCGCGGACACTTAACCGTGGTCAACTTAACCTTGATGGTTTTGAGTTTTGGCCGTCAACTTCACAGCTTTTGGCTCTGGACGTGTGTTTGTGTGATGCTTTTGCGTAAAATGCATTTCAAGAAAAAGTGGTTAAAAGTCATTTTGAAACAATAGGCTACGAAGCTAACAAACGCCTCAAGAGGGACTGTCAACGCGTGGCGTTTCCAGTCCCAATGAGCCGCGGTGGTTACGGTTGTTGTGATTGAGTTTAGTGGTAGTGCGTTGCCAGCCCCTTAGGCGGGCGTTATGCGCAAACTCACATCTGAGTTTACGGTTAATTGATAGAATGGACATTTTACGTTGGTGATTTATATGAGTAGTGAGCATTTTAAAGGTAGATACGAAGTCGAGCTGAAGTACAGACTGACATCAAAGTATCAATTTCTCGAAACCCTTAAATGCATGCCTCATGAAGTCATGCTCGAAGATAACACTGAATCAGATAGTTACTTTGATACTCCAGATAAAACACTGCAAAGACAAAATAAAAGTTTGTGCATTAGAACGATGGAACCTTCGGGGATTAAGCTCTGGATAGTTAAAGGCCCAGAGGCGGACAGGTGTGAAGCAACGAATATCAATGACGCAGATAACGCGCTTAGTATGCTTCAAACAATGGGCTATGGCATTGTTCAAAAGATAAGTAAAACACGCAGTATTTACTTTTTAGGGCAGTTCCATGTCACCGTAGATTCATTGGCAAGGATTGGTGATTTTGCCGAGTTTGCCATAATGACGGATGACGAAAGTCGGTTGTCTGGCTAT
This genomic window from Vibrio metoecus contains:
- a CDS encoding DUF645 family protein, with amino-acid sequence MLDVQHSKFGFTKGCIIAVIWLSLSRTLNRGQLNLDGFEFWPSTSQLLALDVCLCDAFA
- the cyaB gene encoding class IV adenylate cyclase, whose product is MSSEHFKGRYEVELKYRLTSKYQFLETLKCMPHEVMLEDNTESDSYFDTPDKTLQRQNKSLCIRTMEPSGIKLWIVKGPEADRCEATNINDADNALSMLQTMGYGIVQKISKTRSIYFLGQFHVTVDSLARIGDFAEFAIMTDDESRLSGYRSELEQLASEFGLSESDLETRSYKEIFAAQCA